The Saccharopolyspora gloriosae genome has a segment encoding these proteins:
- a CDS encoding non-ribosomal peptide synthetase, protein MLREDRPGRRRIVSYVVADEPDADAVAARADAALPAFMVPSEIVFVDEFPLTRNGKLDRSALPAPAGATARAVLPESATDAEQVLRTLVGEVLGLADVSPGADFFELGGDSITAIQFASRARRAGFGIGTADVFRHPTVAELAEHAGAPAAPVRRERTADRGLLPLTPIMHWFRELGGSVAGFAQCAVVRTPAGFDEDRVRSVLHAVVAQHDMLRLRLSTTDGLWSLSVAEDAGCELVREDVRGRTEVELRELTAEHVRSAQASLDPAAGRVVRAVWLDAGAEPGTLVFAVHHLAVDGVSWRILLDDLREAGRAVAEGCEPRPHPIGTSFAEWARALGDRAQQPEVQAEYPLWKELAEASDSRLTSRPLSPWTDLEATRAHRSLTLSGEVTGELVHHAAAVFGCPVDTLLLAAFALAVSDRPGADDAVLLDVERHGREEFTEELDLSRTVGWFTTRFPVRFDLRGARPENFGWDEPIDRVRAALDSVPRNGIGHGLLRHLNPQSAPGLATGSRPQLGFNYLGRFDAPGEQDWGPQPWSGVLGSAMPADLPMAHPIELDSLITDGADGPCLTANWSWAGELVPEHEVDELARRWFEVLAELAAEARHRTERDGGEVLPLPPLAQGLLFHSLFDRHGTDPYLVQFGFELTGALDAASLRGAVHALLRRHPQLTAGFRHGTDGAPVQLWPSRFVVDWTEVDAPTEADVTRYLDADRARRFDLGDPPVLRAALLRTGPERHVFVLTTHHILIDGWSMPILIRDLFALYAAEPLPDPVPYRAFLEWMSEQDSTARDSAWRKLLSDVDEPTLVAAPGGGAARHGRVHHELDAAATERIRRAARNHGLTFNTLVQLAWGVLLGAMTGRDDVVFGATVSGRPAELPGVEDIVGLLINTVPVRVRLDPNRTAAEALAALREQQLMVLEQQHVDLTRLQAIAGHGELFDTVLVFENYPPDRQDAQRHLPEPRITDLRVSDGTHYPLSLIVLPGDRLGFRLDHREDVADEQAARLLLERLGALLERLSAAPAARLGEIDLLLPGEYRAPAPPPEHRSGVLPELFERHAADRPDAPAVSFGARRLTYGELNARANRLARLLVSRGAGPGRLVALALPRGPELVVALLAVLKSGAGYLPLDPEHPAERLRATLADAAPELVVSLRCSAGSLPAEVSVLVLDDDAVEAAAAGMADGDLGVPITPGDTAYVIYTSGSTGTPKGVVVSHDNVHRLLEITDRHFGFGPADVHTLFHSYAFDMSVWELWGALGRGGRLVVVPFEVSRAPGEFRELLAREQVTALAQTPSAYYQLVEAGAEPDSVRVVVLGGEALDPARIRDRIEHGPRVINMYGITETTVHSTYLELRDPAETRSVVGSGLDDLRLYLLDGALRPVPPGCPGELYVAGRGVADGYLGRPGLTAGRFVADPFGPPGTRMYRSGDLARYLPDGSLEYLGRIDQQVQVRGFRIEPSEVEHVLERHDSVTRAVVLAREDAGGPRLVAYVVLAAEVDPQVLLGHAAAVLPRHMVPSFVSAIEEIPLTPNGKLDRRALPSPVSGRAPGRPPRTPAERFLCEAFAATLGLPGIGVDEGFFDCGGHSLLATRLINRIRSGLGVELDIRTLFDAPTVAALAGRIVEQDSASRPVLRAGRRPERVPLSPAQRRLWFISGFDEFGATYNLRFAHRLSGPLDPDALRAAWQDVVDRHEILRTVVAVAEDRPWQRVLDSDTLSFEHVPVPDAELAQRLAADSARRFDLASEPPLRVTLYTTAPGRHVLLILLHHIAADGWSFAPLTRDLSFAYRARTGGGIPQWTTDAVQYADFALWQREIGTDHEVEHWTRTLKGAPELLALPTDHPRPVASAHVGETVEIEFGADLHAAAARLAHDHDVSLFMVLHTALAVLLHRHGAGEDLPIGTPVAGRGDAALHDAIGCFVNTVVLRADLSGQPTFAELLRRIRSVDLDAFDHQELPFERLVEVLRPPRSLAHHPLFQVMLAFQDTPPTEFDLPGTTVEPLDLHGSSSRMDLLWSLRPGYDERGALAGIGGVLEYDAELFTPATARALIGRLERLLRAAVAEPDRGIGELPVLTETERTRLLGEGTAREVPTGTVHRLFTAQVERAPEATALIHDDRELTYRELAERVGRIAAELTARGAGPGRLVALGLRRGPDLLAAMLAVTATGAAYLPFEPDLPARRATDLLDDARPALIVTHDEAGSLTCANGPGEPASIPAGTAYVIYTSGSTGRPKGVVVPHDSVLNLLCALGERLRLGPGDRVLATAPAGFDMSVPELYLGAVTGAAVVLADRDATRDPALLLDLIDRHRVRAMQATPSLWHTLLAERPRHLHGVRAVIGGEFVPGPLAERLGELGCEVLACYGPTETTVWSAAHPVAGAQPAAVPLGSPLWNTSCRVLDRWLNPVPPGVVGELYLAGRGVATGYLHRTALTAQRFVADPFGPPGTRMYRTGDLASRDVDGVLRFHGRDDDQIKIRGHRVELGEIEAVLTEHPQVRAAGVAVHDHDDQDRRLSGHLVPREVDLTSVRAHLAERLPAHMIPSRLLTTDELPLSRNGKLLRDRLPDPGRADAEPDTAGTASEQAMCAVFAEVLGVERVGRAENFFELGGHSLLAVRLVDRVEAAFGIRPHIRDVFAAGTPAGLERVLGAAEAPAGHLVPFRTGGDAAPVVCVHPLSGLAWLYSGLLAHLDPAHPVYGLQGLGAGGVADLPRDIDAMAERYLAELRSVRPTGPYHLVGWSFGGLVAHAMAVRLGAEAGLLCLIDPPLGGEPAGDDVIDPERIHRVLLTSIGRDHGVEGGFAEVSAALRQEGSALAELTEQDIADLVETSRHNANLMPGHRPGVHGGDTVHIGTQEGADPQRWRAHLNGPFTTYRIDRPHHRLMQPKHVGELGTILRGHLRDHTEHEEDR, encoded by the coding sequence ATGCTGCGCGAGGATCGTCCCGGCAGGCGGCGCATCGTGAGCTACGTGGTGGCCGACGAGCCCGACGCGGACGCGGTCGCGGCGCGGGCCGACGCGGCGCTGCCCGCGTTCATGGTGCCGTCGGAGATCGTGTTCGTGGACGAGTTCCCGTTGACCCGCAACGGAAAACTCGACCGGTCCGCGTTGCCCGCGCCCGCGGGAGCGACTGCCCGAGCGGTGCTCCCGGAGTCCGCGACGGACGCCGAGCAGGTGCTGCGGACGCTGGTGGGGGAGGTGCTCGGGCTCGCGGACGTGTCGCCGGGCGCGGACTTCTTCGAGCTCGGCGGCGACAGCATCACCGCGATCCAGTTCGCCAGCCGGGCACGACGGGCGGGGTTCGGGATCGGGACCGCCGACGTGTTCCGGCATCCCACCGTCGCCGAGCTCGCCGAGCACGCCGGAGCTCCCGCCGCGCCGGTCCGCCGCGAACGGACCGCGGACCGCGGGCTTCTGCCGTTGACGCCGATCATGCACTGGTTCCGGGAGCTGGGCGGCTCGGTGGCGGGCTTCGCGCAGTGCGCGGTGGTGCGGACGCCTGCCGGGTTCGACGAGGACCGCGTGCGAAGCGTGCTGCACGCCGTGGTGGCACAGCACGACATGCTGCGCTTACGACTATCCACAACGGACGGATTGTGGTCGCTGTCGGTCGCCGAGGACGCCGGGTGCGAGCTGGTCCGCGAGGACGTCCGAGGCCGGACCGAGGTCGAACTGCGGGAGCTCACCGCCGAGCACGTGCGATCGGCGCAGGCAAGCCTGGATCCGGCGGCGGGCCGGGTGGTGCGGGCGGTGTGGCTCGACGCCGGTGCGGAGCCGGGAACGCTGGTGTTCGCCGTGCACCACCTCGCGGTGGACGGCGTGTCCTGGCGGATCCTGCTCGACGACCTGCGCGAGGCCGGACGTGCCGTCGCCGAGGGGTGTGAACCTCGACCGCACCCGATCGGCACCTCCTTCGCAGAATGGGCGCGTGCTTTGGGAGACCGGGCGCAACAGCCCGAAGTGCAGGCCGAGTATCCACTGTGGAAGGAATTGGCCGAGGCCTCCGATTCGCGGCTGACCTCGCGGCCGCTGTCGCCGTGGACCGACCTGGAGGCCACCCGCGCGCACCGCTCGCTGACGCTGTCCGGCGAGGTCACCGGCGAACTGGTGCACCACGCCGCCGCCGTGTTCGGCTGCCCGGTCGACACCCTGCTGCTCGCGGCGTTCGCGCTGGCGGTGAGCGACCGACCGGGCGCGGACGACGCGGTGCTGCTCGACGTGGAGCGGCACGGGCGGGAGGAATTCACCGAGGAACTCGACCTGTCGCGCACCGTCGGCTGGTTCACCACCCGGTTCCCCGTGCGGTTCGACCTCCGAGGTGCGCGCCCCGAGAACTTCGGGTGGGACGAGCCGATCGACCGGGTCCGCGCCGCGTTGGATTCGGTGCCGCGCAACGGGATCGGCCACGGACTGCTGCGCCACCTGAACCCGCAGAGCGCGCCGGGCCTGGCCACCGGTAGCCGCCCGCAGCTCGGGTTCAACTACCTCGGGCGGTTCGACGCCCCGGGTGAGCAGGATTGGGGTCCGCAGCCGTGGTCGGGGGTGCTCGGGTCGGCGATGCCCGCCGACCTGCCGATGGCCCATCCGATCGAACTCGACTCGTTGATCACCGACGGTGCCGACGGCCCGTGTCTGACCGCGAACTGGTCCTGGGCGGGCGAGCTCGTGCCGGAACACGAGGTCGACGAGCTCGCCCGGCGCTGGTTCGAGGTGCTCGCGGAGCTGGCCGCCGAGGCGCGGCATCGCACCGAACGCGACGGCGGCGAGGTGCTGCCGCTGCCGCCGCTGGCGCAGGGGCTGCTGTTCCACTCCCTGTTCGACCGGCACGGCACCGATCCGTATCTGGTGCAGTTCGGATTCGAGCTCACGGGCGCGCTCGACGCCGCGTCGCTGCGGGGCGCGGTGCACGCGTTGTTGCGCAGGCATCCGCAGCTCACCGCCGGATTCCGGCACGGAACCGATGGCGCTCCGGTGCAATTGTGGCCGTCCCGGTTCGTCGTCGACTGGACCGAGGTCGACGCGCCCACCGAGGCCGACGTGACCCGCTACCTCGACGCCGACCGCGCCCGCCGATTCGACCTCGGCGATCCGCCGGTGCTGCGCGCGGCGCTGCTGCGCACCGGGCCGGAGCGGCACGTGTTCGTGCTGACCACGCACCACATCCTCATCGACGGCTGGTCGATGCCCATCCTGATCCGAGATCTGTTCGCGCTGTACGCGGCCGAGCCGTTGCCGGATCCGGTGCCGTACCGGGCTTTCCTGGAATGGATGTCCGAACAGGACTCGACCGCGCGCGACTCCGCATGGCGCAAGTTGTTGTCCGATGTGGACGAACCGACGCTGGTGGCCGCGCCCGGCGGCGGGGCCGCGCGGCACGGGCGGGTGCACCACGAGCTCGACGCCGCCGCGACCGAACGGATCCGGCGCGCCGCGCGAAACCACGGGCTCACGTTCAACACCCTCGTGCAACTGGCCTGGGGCGTGTTGCTGGGGGCGATGACCGGGCGCGACGACGTGGTGTTCGGCGCCACCGTCTCCGGACGTCCCGCCGAGCTGCCCGGAGTGGAGGACATCGTCGGGCTGCTCATCAACACGGTGCCGGTCCGGGTGCGCCTCGATCCGAACCGCACCGCGGCCGAAGCGTTGGCGGCGCTGCGTGAACAGCAGCTCATGGTGCTGGAGCAGCAGCACGTCGACCTGACCCGGCTGCAGGCCATCGCCGGGCACGGCGAACTGTTCGACACCGTCCTCGTCTTCGAGAACTACCCGCCGGACCGGCAGGACGCGCAGCGCCACCTGCCGGAACCGCGAATCACCGACCTGCGGGTGTCCGACGGCACGCACTACCCGCTGTCGCTGATCGTGCTGCCCGGCGACCGGCTCGGCTTTCGCCTCGACCACCGCGAGGACGTCGCCGACGAGCAGGCGGCGCGGCTGCTGCTGGAACGGCTCGGCGCACTGCTGGAACGGCTCAGCGCGGCACCGGCGGCGCGGCTGGGCGAGATCGACCTGCTGCTGCCCGGCGAATACCGCGCGCCCGCGCCGCCGCCGGAGCACCGGTCCGGAGTGCTGCCGGAGCTGTTCGAACGGCACGCGGCGGACCGGCCGGACGCGCCCGCGGTGTCCTTCGGGGCGCGGCGGCTGACCTACGGCGAGCTCAACGCGCGGGCGAACCGGCTGGCGCGGCTGCTGGTGTCACGGGGAGCGGGGCCGGGGCGGCTGGTGGCGCTGGCGTTGCCGCGCGGCCCGGAACTCGTGGTGGCGCTGCTGGCGGTGCTGAAGTCCGGCGCCGGCTACCTGCCGCTGGACCCGGAGCACCCGGCGGAGCGGCTGCGCGCCACGCTGGCCGACGCGGCCCCGGAACTCGTGGTGTCGCTGCGATGTTCGGCCGGATCTCTGCCCGCCGAGGTATCCGTGCTGGTGCTGGACGACGACGCGGTCGAGGCGGCCGCGGCCGGGATGGCCGACGGCGACCTCGGGGTGCCGATCACGCCGGGCGACACCGCCTACGTCATCTACACCTCCGGTTCGACCGGCACACCGAAGGGCGTGGTCGTCTCGCACGACAACGTGCACCGGCTGCTGGAGATCACCGACCGGCACTTCGGGTTCGGTCCGGCCGACGTGCACACCTTGTTCCACTCCTACGCGTTCGACATGTCGGTGTGGGAGCTGTGGGGCGCACTCGGGCGAGGCGGGCGGCTGGTCGTGGTGCCGTTCGAGGTGAGCCGGGCGCCCGGCGAGTTCCGGGAACTGCTGGCCCGCGAACAGGTCACCGCGCTGGCGCAGACCCCGTCGGCGTACTACCAGCTCGTCGAGGCCGGAGCCGAGCCGGACTCGGTGCGCGTCGTCGTGCTGGGGGGCGAGGCGCTGGACCCGGCGCGCATCCGGGACCGAATCGAACACGGCCCCCGCGTGATCAACATGTACGGGATCACCGAGACGACCGTGCACAGCACCTACCTGGAACTGCGCGATCCGGCGGAGACGCGCAGCGTCGTCGGTTCCGGACTGGACGATCTGCGGCTGTACCTGCTCGACGGCGCGCTGCGCCCGGTGCCGCCGGGCTGTCCCGGTGAGCTCTACGTCGCGGGCCGTGGCGTGGCGGACGGCTACCTCGGCAGGCCGGGGCTCACCGCGGGCCGGTTCGTCGCCGACCCGTTCGGGCCGCCCGGCACCCGGATGTACCGCTCCGGCGACCTGGCCCGATACCTGCCCGACGGGTCGCTGGAGTACTTGGGGCGCATCGACCAGCAGGTGCAGGTGCGCGGATTCCGGATCGAGCCGTCCGAGGTCGAGCACGTGCTGGAGCGGCACGATTCGGTCACCCGAGCCGTGGTGCTCGCCCGCGAGGACGCCGGTGGCCCGCGCCTGGTGGCCTACGTGGTGCTCGCGGCGGAGGTCGACCCGCAGGTGCTGCTCGGCCACGCGGCGGCCGTGCTGCCCCGGCACATGGTGCCGTCGTTCGTGTCGGCGATCGAGGAGATCCCGTTGACCCCCAACGGGAAACTGGACCGGCGGGCGCTGCCGAGCCCGGTGTCGGGACGGGCGCCGGGACGGCCGCCGCGCACTCCGGCGGAGCGCTTTCTGTGCGAGGCGTTCGCCGCGACGCTGGGCCTGCCGGGCATCGGCGTGGACGAGGGCTTCTTCGACTGTGGCGGGCATTCGCTGCTGGCGACTCGGCTCATCAACCGGATCCGCTCCGGCCTGGGCGTTGAACTCGACATCCGCACGCTGTTCGACGCGCCGACCGTGGCGGCGCTCGCTGGCCGCATCGTCGAGCAGGACTCGGCGTCCCGTCCGGTGCTGCGCGCGGGCCGGCGCCCCGAGCGCGTTCCGCTGTCGCCCGCGCAGCGGCGGTTGTGGTTCATCAGCGGGTTCGACGAGTTCGGCGCCACCTACAACCTGCGGTTCGCGCATCGGCTGAGCGGTCCGCTGGACCCGGACGCGCTGCGGGCGGCGTGGCAGGACGTGGTGGACCGGCACGAGATCCTGCGCACCGTGGTGGCGGTAGCGGAAGACCGGCCATGGCAACGAGTTCTCGACTCGGACACGTTGTCGTTCGAGCACGTCCCGGTGCCCGATGCGGAACTGGCGCAGCGGCTGGCCGCCGACTCCGCGCGCCGCTTCGACCTGGCGTCCGAGCCGCCGCTGCGCGTCACCCTCTACACCACGGCGCCCGGCAGGCACGTGCTGTTGATCCTGCTGCACCACATCGCGGCCGACGGCTGGTCGTTCGCGCCGCTGACACGCGACCTGTCGTTCGCCTACCGCGCACGAACCGGCGGCGGAATTCCACAGTGGACCACTGATGCCGTGCAGTACGCCGATTTCGCGCTGTGGCAACGGGAAATCGGTACCGATCACGAGGTCGAGCACTGGACGCGGACGTTGAAGGGAGCACCGGAGCTCCTGGCGCTGCCGACCGACCACCCGCGTCCGGTCGCCTCCGCGCACGTCGGGGAGACCGTCGAGATCGAGTTCGGCGCCGACCTGCACGCGGCGGCGGCCCGGCTGGCCCACGACCACGACGTCAGCCTCTTCATGGTCCTGCACACCGCACTCGCGGTGTTGCTGCACCGGCACGGCGCGGGCGAGGACCTCCCCATCGGCACGCCCGTCGCGGGCCGGGGCGACGCCGCGCTGCACGACGCGATCGGCTGCTTCGTGAACACCGTGGTGCTGCGCGCGGACCTGTCCGGGCAACCCACGTTCGCCGAGCTGCTGCGGCGCATCCGCTCGGTGGACCTGGACGCGTTCGACCACCAGGAGCTGCCGTTCGAGCGGCTCGTCGAAGTGCTGCGGCCGCCGCGCTCACTCGCGCACCACCCGCTGTTCCAGGTGATGCTCGCCTTCCAGGACACCCCGCCCACCGAGTTCGACCTGCCCGGCACGACCGTCGAACCCCTGGACCTGCACGGTTCCTCCTCGCGGATGGACCTGCTGTGGAGCCTGCGACCCGGGTACGACGAACGCGGTGCGCTCGCCGGGATCGGCGGTGTGCTGGAGTACGACGCGGAACTGTTCACCCCGGCCACCGCACGGGCGCTCATCGGCCGCCTCGAACGGTTGCTGCGGGCCGCCGTCGCCGAACCGGATCGGGGCATCGGCGAGCTGCCGGTGCTCACCGAGACCGAGCGGACCCGGCTGCTGGGCGAGGGCACCGCGCGGGAGGTGCCGACCGGAACGGTGCACCGGCTGTTCACGGCCCAGGTCGAACGCGCCCCGGAGGCGACGGCGCTGATCCACGACGATCGGGAGCTGACCTACCGGGAGCTCGCCGAGCGGGTGGGCCGGATCGCCGCCGAACTCACCGCGCGCGGCGCTGGGCCTGGCCGGCTCGTCGCGCTCGGCCTGCGCCGTGGCCCCGACCTGCTCGCCGCCATGCTCGCGGTGACCGCCACCGGCGCCGCCTACCTCCCGTTCGAACCGGATCTCCCGGCGCGCCGCGCCACCGACCTGCTCGACGACGCCCGCCCCGCGTTGATCGTCACCCACGACGAGGCCGGGTCGCTCACCTGCGCGAACGGCCCCGGTGAGCCCGCATCGATCCCGGCCGGGACCGCGTACGTGATCTACACGTCCGGCTCGACGGGGAGGCCGAAGGGGGTGGTGGTCCCGCACGACTCCGTGCTGAACCTGCTGTGCGCACTGGGCGAGCGGTTGCGGCTCGGGCCGGGGGACCGGGTGCTGGCGACCGCACCCGCCGGATTCGACATGTCGGTGCCGGAGCTGTACCTGGGCGCCGTCACCGGCGCGGCCGTTGTGCTCGCCGACCGGGACGCCACCCGCGACCCGGCGCTGCTGCTCGACCTCATCGATCGGCACCGGGTGCGAGCCATGCAGGCCACGCCGTCGCTGTGGCACACGCTGCTCGCGGAACGGCCGCGGCACCTGCACGGCGTGCGGGCCGTGATCGGGGGCGAGTTCGTGCCCGGACCACTGGCCGAGCGGCTCGGTGAACTCGGCTGCGAGGTCCTCGCCTGCTACGGACCCACCGAGACCACGGTCTGGTCGGCCGCGCATCCGGTGGCGGGAGCGCAACCGGCGGCGGTGCCGCTCGGAAGTCCACTGTGGAACACGAGTTGCCGCGTCCTCGACCGGTGGCTCAACCCCGTTCCGCCTGGTGTGGTGGGTGAGCTCTACCTGGCCGGGCGCGGCGTGGCGACCGGCTACCTGCACCGCACCGCGCTCACCGCGCAACGGTTCGTCGCCGACCCGTTCGGTCCGCCCGGAACCCGCATGTACCGCACCGGTGACCTCGCCTCGCGCGACGTGGACGGCGTGCTGCGCTTCCACGGCCGCGACGACGACCAGATCAAGATCCGCGGACACCGCGTGGAACTCGGGGAGATCGAAGCGGTGCTCACCGAACATCCGCAGGTGCGGGCGGCGGGCGTCGCGGTGCACGACCACGACGACCAGGACCGCAGGCTCAGCGGCCACCTGGTGCCGCGCGAGGTGGACCTGACGTCCGTGCGCGCGCACCTGGCGGAGCGGCTGCCCGCCCACATGATCCCGTCGCGGTTGTTGACCACCGATGAGCTTCCGTTGTCGCGCAACGGGAAACTGCTCCGCGACCGGCTGCCCGACCCGGGCCGGGCGGACGCCGAGCCCGACACGGCGGGCACCGCGTCGGAGCAGGCGATGTGCGCGGTGTTCGCCGAGGTGCTCGGCGTGGAACGGGTCGGCCGGGCGGAGAACTTCTTCGAACTCGGCGGACATTCGCTGCTGGCGGTGCGCCTGGTGGATCGCGTCGAGGCGGCGTTCGGCATCCGGCCGCACATCCGGGACGTGTTCGCCGCGGGAACGCCCGCCGGGCTGGAACGGGTGCTCGGTGCCGCCGAGGCGCCCGCCGGGCATCTGGTGCCGTTCCGCACCGGCGGCGACGCCGCGCCGGTCGTCTGCGTGCACCCGCTGAGCGGGCTGGCCTGGTTGTACTCCGGGTTGCTGGCGCACCTCGACCCGGCGCACCCGGTGTACGGCCTGCAAGGGCTCGGCGCGGGCGGAGTGGCGGACCTGCCGCGCGACATCGACGCGATGGCCGAGCGCTACCTCGCCGAACTCCGCTCAGTGCGCCCGACGGGGCCGTATCACCTGGTGGGCTGGTCGTTCGGTGGTCTGGTGGCGCACGCGATGGCCGTGCGGCTCGGTGCCGAAGCCGGGTTGCTGTGCCTCATCGACCCGCCGCTCGGCGGTGAACCCGCCGGCGACGACGTGATCGACCCGGAGCGGATTCACCGCGTGCTGCTCACGTCCATCGGCCGGGACCACGGCGTGGAGGGCGGGTTCGCCGAGGTGTCGGCCGCGTTGCGGCAAGAGGGCAGTGCGCTCGCCGAACTCACCGAGCAGGACATCGCCGATCTCGTCGAAACGTCCCGGCACAACGCGAACCTGATGCCGGGGCATCGGCCGGGAGTCCACGGCGGTGACACCGTCCACATCGGAACCCAGGAGGGTGCGGATCCGCAACGATGGCGCGCTCATCTCAACGGGCCGTTCACCACCTACCGGATCGACCGCCCGCACCACCGGCTCATGCAGCCGAAGCACGTCGGCGAGCTCGGCACGATCCTGCGCGGGCACCTGCGTGACCACACCGAACACGAGGAGGACCGATGA